The following proteins come from a genomic window of Gottfriedia acidiceleris:
- a CDS encoding YcxB family protein, giving the protein MKYTYNYDQQDVMTFNLDLYATNRKTSQYWENLIASVINYVALLFLYAYVFGENIKENLVWIGLFTLVYFCYLPFNHRYGLKQSVKSFVNNPLNERSFGETTVSLDENGIYEITPVEETKIKWENVNEVREGAEHFYFYYLSNRCISLPKRAVNDKDEIFALLTEKSVPHHKL; this is encoded by the coding sequence ATGAAATACACCTACAACTATGACCAACAAGACGTGATGACGTTTAATCTCGATTTGTACGCGACCAATCGCAAAACAAGCCAGTACTGGGAGAATCTGATCGCATCAGTCATAAATTATGTTGCTTTGCTATTTTTGTATGCGTATGTATTCGGTGAAAATATCAAAGAAAACCTCGTTTGGATCGGTCTTTTCACCTTGGTATATTTTTGTTACCTACCATTCAATCATAGGTATGGACTAAAACAAAGTGTAAAAAGCTTCGTTAATAACCCACTTAATGAGCGATCGTTCGGGGAAACTACTGTTTCGCTCGATGAGAACGGAATCTATGAAATCACACCTGTGGAAGAAACTAAGATTAAATGGGAGAACGTCAATGAGGTACGTGAAGGAGCCGAACATTTCTATTTCTATTACTTAAGCAACCGTTGCATCAGCTTGCCGAAACGAGCGGTAAACGACAAAGACGAGATTTTCGCTTTGCTCACCGAAAAAAGCGTGCCGCACCACAAACTTTGA